In Streptomyces sp. NBC_00091, the following proteins share a genomic window:
- a CDS encoding ferredoxin: MTVQQEAPTGGSEGAGEPLEVWIDQDLCTGDGICVQYAPEVFELDIDGLAYVKSSEDELLVEAGATTPVPLTLLQDVVDSAKECPGDCIHVRRVSDRVEVFGPDAE, from the coding sequence ATGACCGTGCAGCAGGAGGCCCCGACGGGTGGTTCCGAGGGGGCCGGGGAGCCTCTGGAGGTCTGGATCGACCAGGACCTGTGCACCGGGGACGGCATCTGCGTGCAGTACGCCCCCGAGGTATTCGAGCTGGACATCGATGGTCTGGCGTATGTGAAGAGCTCCGAGGACGAGCTCCTCGTGGAGGCGGGGGCGACCACTCCGGTTCCTCTGACGCTGCTCCAGGACGTGGTCGACTCGGCGAAGGAATGTCCGGGTGACTGCATCCACGTAAGGCGCGTTTCGGACAGGGTCGAGGTGTTCGGCCCGGACGCGGAGTGA
- the arc gene encoding proteasome ATPase yields MAAHDDDINRGIRPGRGSEDPAGQVAYLEQEIAVLRRKLADSPRHTRILEERIVELQTNLAGVSAQNERLANTLREARDQIVALKEEVDRLAQPPAGFGVFLQANEDGTVDIFTGGRKLRVNVSPSVEPEDLRRGQEVMLNEALNVVEAMAYERAGDIVTLKEILEDGERALVVGHTDEERVVRLAEPLLDITIRPGDALLLEPRSGYVYEVVPKSEVEDLVLEEVPDIDYEKIGGLGDQIELIRDAVELPYLYPDLFKEHELRPPKGILLYGPPGCGKTLIAKAVANSLAKKVAEVTGQAAGKSYFLNIKGPELLNKYVGETERHIRLVFQRAREKASEGTPVIVFFDEMESLFRTRGSGVSSDVENTIVPQLLAEIDGVEGLENVIVIGASNREDMIDPAILRPGRLDVKIKIERPDAEAAKDIFAKYLKASLPLHTDDLSEHSGSAEVAVHSMIQTVVEQMYAETEENRFLEVTYANGDKEVLYFKDFNSGAMIQNIVDRAKKMAIKAFLEHNQKGLRVSHLLQACVDEFKENEDLPNTTNPDDWARISGKKGERIVFIRTLVTGKQGADTGRSIDTVANTGQYL; encoded by the coding sequence GTGGCAGCCCACGACGACGACATCAACCGCGGCATCCGGCCCGGGCGAGGGTCTGAGGACCCCGCTGGCCAGGTTGCCTATCTCGAGCAGGAAATCGCCGTCCTGCGACGCAAGCTCGCCGACTCTCCGCGTCACACGAGGATTCTCGAAGAGCGGATCGTCGAGCTCCAGACGAATCTGGCAGGCGTCTCCGCGCAGAACGAACGACTGGCGAACACCCTCCGTGAGGCCCGCGACCAGATCGTGGCCCTCAAGGAAGAGGTCGACCGGCTCGCACAGCCGCCGGCCGGCTTCGGTGTCTTCCTTCAGGCGAACGAGGACGGCACCGTCGACATCTTCACCGGCGGCCGAAAGCTCCGCGTGAACGTGAGCCCCAGCGTCGAACCGGAAGACCTCCGGCGCGGCCAGGAGGTCATGCTCAACGAAGCGCTCAACGTGGTCGAGGCCATGGCGTACGAGCGGGCCGGGGACATCGTCACCCTCAAGGAGATCCTCGAGGACGGCGAGCGCGCCCTGGTGGTCGGGCACACCGACGAGGAGAGGGTGGTGAGGCTCGCCGAGCCGCTCCTGGACATCACCATCCGCCCCGGCGACGCCCTCCTGCTCGAGCCCCGCTCCGGCTACGTCTACGAGGTCGTCCCCAAGAGCGAGGTCGAGGACCTGGTCCTCGAAGAGGTCCCGGACATCGACTACGAGAAGATCGGCGGCCTGGGCGACCAGATCGAGCTGATCCGCGACGCCGTCGAGCTCCCCTACCTCTACCCCGACCTGTTCAAGGAGCACGAACTGCGGCCCCCGAAGGGCATCCTGCTCTACGGCCCGCCCGGCTGCGGCAAGACGCTCATCGCCAAGGCCGTCGCCAACTCCCTTGCCAAGAAGGTCGCGGAAGTGACCGGGCAGGCGGCCGGCAAGTCGTACTTCCTGAACATCAAGGGCCCCGAGCTCCTCAACAAGTACGTCGGCGAGACCGAGCGGCACATCCGCCTCGTCTTCCAGCGTGCCCGGGAGAAGGCGAGCGAGGGCACCCCCGTCATCGTCTTCTTCGACGAGATGGAATCCCTCTTCCGCACCCGCGGATCCGGAGTCAGCTCGGACGTGGAGAACACCATCGTCCCCCAGCTGCTCGCCGAGATCGACGGCGTGGAAGGCCTGGAGAACGTCATCGTCATCGGCGCCTCCAACCGCGAGGACATGATCGACCCGGCCATCCTGCGCCCCGGACGCCTCGATGTGAAGATCAAGATCGAGCGCCCGGACGCCGAGGCCGCGAAGGACATCTTCGCCAAGTACCTCAAGGCCTCGCTCCCGCTCCACACGGACGACCTGAGCGAACACTCGGGCTCGGCCGAGGTCGCCGTCCACAGCATGATCCAGACCGTCGTCGAGCAGATGTACGCCGAAACCGAGGAGAACCGCTTCCTCGAGGTCACGTACGCCAACGGCGACAAGGAAGTCCTCTACTTCAAGGACTTCAACTCCGGAGCCATGATCCAGAACATCGTGGACCGGGCCAAGAAGATGGCCATCAAGGCCTTCCTCGAGCACAACCAGAAGGGCCTGCGGGTCTCCCACCTCCTCCAGGCCTGCGTGGACGAGTTCAAGGAGAACGAGGACCTGCCCAACACCACCAACCCGGACGACTGGGCCCGCATCTCCGGAAAGAAGGGCGAGCGGATCGTATTCATCCGCACCCTCGTCACCGGAAAGCAAGGCGCGGACACCGGACGCTCCATCGACACGGTGGCGAACACCGGTCAGTACCTCTGA
- the dop gene encoding depupylase/deamidase Dop — MTVRRVMGIETEYGISVPGHPNANAMLTSSQIVNAYAAAMHRARRARWDFEEENPLRDARGFDLAREAADNSQLTDEDIGLANVILTNGARLYVDHAHPEYSSPEITNPLDAVLWDKAGERIMAEAAERAAQLPGAQPIHLYKNNTDNKGASYGTHENYLMKRETPFSDIVRHLTPFFVSRQVVTGAGRVGIGQDGREHGFQISQRADYFEVEVGLETTLKRPIINTRDEPHSDAEKYRRLHVIIGDANLSEISTYLKLGTTALVLSMIEDGFINVDLAVDQPVRTLHQVSHDPDLQHLITLRSGRTLTAVQLQMEYFELARKYVDERFGADADEQTKDVLTRWEDVLGRLETDPMSLSGELDWIAKREILEGYRRRDGLGWDAARLHLVDLQYSDVRPEKGLYNRLVARGKMKRLVEEPAVERAEGKPPEDTRAYFRGRCLEQYADDVAAASWDSVIFDLPGRDSLQRVPTMEPLRGTRNHVKELLDRCRTAEDLVRVLSGQ, encoded by the coding sequence ATGACCGTACGGCGAGTAATGGGGATCGAAACGGAGTACGGGATCTCCGTTCCGGGGCACCCGAACGCCAATGCCATGCTCACCTCGTCCCAGATCGTCAACGCCTACGCGGCGGCGATGCACCGGGCGCGACGCGCCCGCTGGGACTTCGAGGAGGAGAATCCGCTGCGGGACGCCCGCGGCTTCGACCTCGCCCGCGAGGCCGCCGACAACAGCCAGCTCACCGACGAGGACATCGGCCTCGCCAACGTCATCCTGACGAACGGCGCACGGCTCTACGTCGACCACGCCCACCCCGAGTACAGCTCGCCCGAGATCACCAACCCCCTCGACGCGGTGCTGTGGGACAAGGCCGGCGAACGGATCATGGCCGAGGCCGCCGAGCGGGCCGCCCAGCTGCCCGGCGCCCAGCCGATCCACCTCTACAAGAACAACACCGACAACAAGGGCGCCTCCTACGGCACGCACGAGAACTACCTGATGAAGCGGGAGACCCCCTTCTCGGACATCGTGCGCCACCTGACCCCCTTCTTCGTCTCCCGCCAGGTCGTCACCGGCGCCGGCCGCGTCGGCATCGGCCAGGACGGCCGTGAGCACGGCTTCCAGATCAGCCAGCGGGCGGACTACTTCGAGGTCGAGGTCGGGCTGGAGACCACCCTCAAGCGCCCCATCATCAACACCCGCGACGAACCCCACTCGGACGCCGAGAAGTACCGCCGCCTCCACGTGATCATCGGCGACGCGAACCTCTCCGAGATCTCCACGTACCTGAAGCTGGGCACGACGGCCCTGGTCCTCTCGATGATCGAGGACGGCTTCATCAACGTCGACCTCGCCGTGGACCAGCCCGTGCGCACCCTCCACCAGGTCTCCCACGACCCGGACCTCCAGCACCTCATCACCCTGCGCAGCGGGCGCACCCTGACCGCCGTACAACTCCAGATGGAGTACTTCGAGCTGGCCAGGAAGTACGTGGACGAGCGTTTCGGGGCCGACGCGGACGAGCAGACCAAGGATGTCCTCACTCGGTGGGAGGACGTGCTGGGGCGCCTGGAGACCGACCCGATGAGCCTGTCGGGGGAGCTGGACTGGATCGCCAAGCGGGAGATCCTGGAGGGCTACCGACGGCGCGACGGGCTCGGCTGGGACGCGGCGCGGCTGCACCTGGTGGACCTCCAGTACTCCGACGTGCGGCCCGAGAAGGGCCTGTACAACCGCCTCGTCGCCCGCGGGAAGATGAAGCGGCTGGTGGAGGAGCCGGCGGTGGAGCGGGCCGAGGGCAAGCCGCCGGAGGACACCCGGGCCTACTTCCGGGGCCGGTGCCTCGAGCAGTACGCGGACGACGTGGCGGCGGCCTCCTGGGACTCGGTGATCTTCGACCTCCCGGGCCGGGACTCCCTCCAGCGGGTCCCGACCATGGAACCCCTGCGGGGGACCCGGAACCACGTCAAGGAGCTCCTGGACCGCTGTCGTACGGCGGAGGACCTGGTCCGCGTGCTTTCGGGGCAGTGA
- a CDS encoding ubiquitin-like protein Pup produces the protein MATKDTGGGQQKATRSTEEVEETTAEASADLKERQEKLSDDVDSVLDEIDDVLEENAEDFVRSFVQKGGE, from the coding sequence ATGGCGACCAAGGACACCGGCGGCGGACAGCAGAAGGCGACGCGCTCGACCGAGGAGGTCGAGGAGACGACCGCCGAGGCGAGCGCCGACCTCAAGGAACGGCAGGAGAAGCTCTCCGACGACGTCGACTCGGTTCTTGACGAGATTGACGATGTACTCGAGGAGAATGCCGAGGACTTCGTGCGCTCATTTGTGCAGAAAGGTGGCGAATGA
- a CDS encoding endonuclease VII domain-containing protein: protein MIAAQGGLCCLCLRAPAVHVDHCHTTGRVRGVLCFNCNVGLGLLKENPDRFRRAAAYVEGNLWNPTLVAQGVYRQPS, encoded by the coding sequence ATGATCGCAGCTCAGGGCGGCCTCTGCTGTCTCTGCCTCCGGGCTCCGGCCGTGCATGTGGATCATTGCCACACGACGGGTAGGGTCCGAGGCGTACTTTGCTTCAACTGCAACGTGGGCCTTGGCCTATTGAAGGAGAATCCCGACCGCTTTCGTCGGGCAGCCGCTTACGTGGAAGGAAACCTGTGGAACCCAACACTCGTAGCACAGGGCGTCTACCGGCAGCCTTCCTGA
- the prcB gene encoding proteasome subunit beta, with the protein MEPNTRSTGRLPAAFLTPGSSSFMDFLGAHAPEMLPGNRKLPEGIVEAPHGTTIVATTFPGGVVLAGDRRATMGNMIAQRDIEKVFPADEYSAVGIAGTAGLAVEMVKLFQLELEHFEKVEGATLSLEGKANRLSTMIRSNLGMAMQGLAVVPLFAGYDEAKEKGRIFSYDVTGGRSEEHGFAATGSGSIFARGSMKKLYRPDLTEEQATTLVVQALYDAADDDSATGGPDLYRHIYPIVTVITDEGFRRLDEDESQSLARKVTDRRLEQPDGPRAALL; encoded by the coding sequence GTGGAACCCAACACTCGTAGCACAGGGCGTCTACCGGCAGCCTTCCTGACGCCGGGGTCGTCGTCCTTCATGGACTTCCTGGGTGCGCACGCGCCCGAGATGCTGCCGGGGAACCGGAAGCTGCCCGAGGGGATCGTCGAGGCGCCGCACGGGACGACCATCGTCGCCACGACCTTCCCCGGCGGGGTCGTGCTCGCCGGTGACCGGCGGGCGACCATGGGGAACATGATCGCGCAGCGGGACATCGAGAAGGTGTTCCCGGCCGACGAGTACTCCGCGGTCGGCATCGCCGGTACGGCCGGTCTGGCCGTGGAGATGGTCAAGCTGTTCCAGCTGGAGCTGGAGCACTTCGAGAAGGTCGAAGGGGCGACGCTGTCGCTCGAGGGCAAGGCGAACCGGCTCTCGACCATGATCCGGAGCAATCTGGGGATGGCCATGCAGGGCCTGGCCGTCGTGCCGCTGTTCGCCGGGTACGACGAGGCCAAGGAGAAGGGCCGGATCTTCTCCTACGACGTGACCGGCGGGCGCTCCGAGGAGCACGGCTTCGCCGCCACCGGTTCCGGTTCGATCTTCGCCCGGGGTTCGATGAAGAAGCTGTACCGTCCCGACCTGACGGAGGAGCAGGCGACCACGCTGGTCGTGCAGGCGCTGTACGACGCCGCCGACGACGACTCGGCGACCGGTGGGCCGGACCTGTACCGCCACATCTACCCCATCGTCACCGTCATCACCGACGAGGGCTTCCGCAGGCTGGACGAGGACGAGTCGCAGTCGCTCGCCCGCAAGGTGACGGACCGTCGGCTCGAGCAGCCCGACGGACCGCGCGCCGCCCTGCTCTGA
- the prcA gene encoding proteasome subunit alpha, whose protein sequence is MSTPFYVSPQQAMADRAEYARKGIARGRSLVVLQYADGIVFVGENPSRALHKFSEIYDRIGFAAAGKYNEYENLRIGGVRYADLRGYTYDRDDVTARGLANVYAQTLGTIFSSAGEKPYEVELVVAEVGATAAGDQIYRLPHDGSIVDEHGSVAVGGNAEQISTFLDQRHRDGMTLPDALKLAVQALSSQANGADKTIPAERLEVAVLDRTRSQQRKFKRIRGRQLSRLLEADVPAAAQADAVSNDEVPEDDAE, encoded by the coding sequence GTGTCGACTCCGTTCTATGTGTCACCCCAGCAGGCCATGGCCGACCGGGCGGAATACGCCCGGAAGGGCATCGCCCGCGGTCGCAGCCTCGTCGTGCTGCAGTACGCCGACGGCATCGTGTTCGTCGGCGAGAACCCGTCCCGCGCGCTGCACAAGTTCAGCGAGATCTACGACCGGATCGGCTTCGCGGCCGCCGGCAAGTACAACGAGTACGAGAACCTGCGGATCGGCGGGGTGCGCTACGCCGATCTGCGCGGATACACCTACGACCGTGACGACGTGACGGCGCGCGGGCTGGCGAACGTGTACGCGCAGACGCTCGGCACCATCTTCTCCTCGGCCGGCGAGAAGCCGTACGAGGTGGAGCTGGTGGTGGCCGAGGTCGGCGCGACGGCCGCCGGGGACCAGATCTACCGGCTGCCGCACGACGGCTCGATCGTGGACGAGCACGGTTCGGTCGCGGTCGGCGGCAACGCCGAGCAGATCAGCACCTTCCTCGACCAGCGGCATCGGGACGGGATGACCCTGCCCGACGCGCTGAAGCTGGCGGTGCAGGCGCTGTCGAGCCAGGCGAACGGCGCGGACAAGACGATCCCGGCCGAGCGGCTGGAGGTCGCGGTGCTGGACCGTACGCGGTCGCAGCAGCGCAAGTTCAAGCGGATCCGGGGCCGGCAGCTGTCGCGGCTGCTGGAGGCGGACGTTCCGGCGGCGGCCCAGGCGGATGCCGTGTCGAATGACGAGGTGCCGGAGGACGACGCCGAGTAG
- a CDS encoding LacI family DNA-binding transcriptional regulator, producing MAADPRSTRRTTRTPPHLAFQEHPVTRPTSRDVATAAGVSQATVSLVLGDKWRGRVSERTATLVREAATTLGYRPNLAARNLRLGSTRTALLVVPALTNEFFARVYTGAARIAAEHGFGVVLYPSPEGTGPARDPFASARAALDGVIASSMATDALDAIGGDGLPLVMLDSDPTSGNAAAHVNLAITDGMRQITEHLLGLGHRRFLHLASAVDTWTFDIRAEALAALLGPHAELRTVRAPLTVAAALTAMEAALAAPGTRPTAVVCDDDILAAGACKAARRLGLRVPEDLSVTGFDDLALATAVEPELTTVRLPAERVGEQGMTALLAVLDGTPWTAPDIPVELTVRDSTGPAPAA from the coding sequence ATGGCGGCAGACCCCCGGTCCACCCGGCGGACCACCCGCACCCCGCCCCACCTCGCATTTCAGGAGCACCCTGTGACGAGACCCACCAGCCGCGACGTCGCCACCGCCGCCGGGGTCTCCCAGGCCACGGTCTCCCTCGTCCTCGGCGACAAATGGCGCGGCCGCGTCTCCGAACGCACCGCCACCCTCGTCCGCGAAGCCGCCACCACCCTCGGCTACCGCCCCAACCTCGCCGCCCGCAACCTCCGCCTCGGCAGCACCCGCACCGCCCTCCTCGTCGTCCCCGCCCTCACCAACGAGTTCTTCGCCCGCGTCTACACCGGCGCCGCCCGCATCGCCGCCGAACACGGCTTCGGCGTCGTCCTCTACCCCTCCCCCGAAGGCACCGGCCCCGCCCGCGACCCCTTCGCCTCCGCCCGCGCCGCCCTCGACGGGGTCATCGCCTCCTCCATGGCCACCGACGCCCTCGACGCCATCGGCGGCGACGGCCTCCCCCTCGTCATGCTCGACAGCGACCCCACCTCCGGCAACGCCGCCGCCCACGTCAACCTCGCCATCACCGACGGCATGCGCCAGATCACCGAACACCTCCTCGGCCTCGGCCACCGCCGCTTCCTCCACCTCGCCTCCGCCGTCGACACCTGGACCTTCGACATCCGCGCCGAAGCCCTCGCCGCCCTCCTCGGCCCCCACGCCGAGCTGCGCACCGTCCGGGCCCCCCTCACCGTGGCCGCCGCCCTCACGGCCATGGAGGCCGCCCTGGCGGCCCCCGGGACCCGGCCCACCGCCGTCGTCTGCGACGACGACATCCTCGCCGCCGGCGCCTGCAAGGCCGCCCGCCGCCTCGGCCTGCGCGTCCCCGAGGACCTCTCCGTGACCGGCTTCGACGACCTCGCCCTCGCCACCGCCGTCGAACCCGAGCTCACCACCGTCCGCCTCCCCGCCGAACGCGTCGGCGAACAGGGCATGACCGCCCTCCTCGCCGTCCTCGACGGCACCCCCTGGACGGCCCCCGACATCCCCGTCGAACTCACCGTCCGCGATTCCACGGGCCCCGCCCCCGCCGCCTGA